One genomic segment of Bombina bombina isolate aBomBom1 chromosome 4, aBomBom1.pri, whole genome shotgun sequence includes these proteins:
- the NANP gene encoding N-acylneuraminate-9-phosphatase isoform X2, producing the protein MVLNGVKAIFFDLDNTLIDTAGASKKAINEVMEVLIHKNQFREEEAHKICDMFQSKLLHESLDSSKMTIDDLRVQHWEEAMKEIRPGDQMDAARDCYFLWKTRRLQLMTLSESAKAMLCELRKSASLLLLTNGEKQVQREKIEACGAQQYFDAIVVGGEHAEEKPAPSIFFHCCDLLSVKPEDCVMVGDNLDTDIQDQIHDTETKTIKGIHHQQ; encoded by the exons ATGGTACTGAATGGCGTTAAAGCTATATTTTTTGATTTGGACAACACATTGATTGATACAGCTGGAGCAAGTAAGAAAGCAATTAATGAG gtTATGGAAGTATTAATCCATAAAAACCAGTTTAGAGAAGAAGAAGCTCATAAAATCTGTGACATGTTTCAATCAAAATTGCTTCACGAGTCGCTGGATTCATCTAAGATGACCATTGATGACCTTCGGGTCCAGCATTGGGAAGAAGCCATGAAAGAAATCAGGCCAGGGGACCAAATGGATGCAGCTAGAGATTGTTACTTTCTATGGAAAACTAGACGCCTACAGCTAATGACTTTGTCAGAAAGCGCCAAAGCTATGCTTTGTgaactcagaaaatctgcctccttgCTTCTTCTAACTAATGGCGAGAAGCAGGTGCAGAGGGAAAAAATAGAAGCTTGTGGAGCCCAACAGTACTTTGACGCCATTGTGGTGGGAGGGGAGCATGCTGAAGAGAAACCAGCACCCTCTATCTTCTTCCATTGCTGTGACCTCTTATCAGTCAAACCTGAGGACTGTGTAATGGTTGGGGATAATCTGGATACAGATATCCAAG ACCAAATTCACGATACAGAAACGAAAACAATCAAAGGCATACATCATCAAcaatga
- the NANP gene encoding N-acylneuraminate-9-phosphatase isoform X1, producing MVLNGVKAIFFDLDNTLIDTAGASKKAINEVMEVLIHKNQFREEEAHKICDMFQSKLLHESLDSSKMTIDDLRVQHWEEAMKEIRPGDQMDAARDCYFLWKTRRLQLMTLSESAKAMLCELRKSASLLLLTNGEKQVQREKIEACGAQQYFDAIVVGGEHAEEKPAPSIFFHCCDLLSVKPEDCVMVGDNLDTDIQGGLNAGLKATIWLKNSTYVVNNPHPKPHYTIHSLSDLPHILNQIHDTETKTIKGIHHQQ from the exons ATGGTACTGAATGGCGTTAAAGCTATATTTTTTGATTTGGACAACACATTGATTGATACAGCTGGAGCAAGTAAGAAAGCAATTAATGAG gtTATGGAAGTATTAATCCATAAAAACCAGTTTAGAGAAGAAGAAGCTCATAAAATCTGTGACATGTTTCAATCAAAATTGCTTCACGAGTCGCTGGATTCATCTAAGATGACCATTGATGACCTTCGGGTCCAGCATTGGGAAGAAGCCATGAAAGAAATCAGGCCAGGGGACCAAATGGATGCAGCTAGAGATTGTTACTTTCTATGGAAAACTAGACGCCTACAGCTAATGACTTTGTCAGAAAGCGCCAAAGCTATGCTTTGTgaactcagaaaatctgcctccttgCTTCTTCTAACTAATGGCGAGAAGCAGGTGCAGAGGGAAAAAATAGAAGCTTGTGGAGCCCAACAGTACTTTGACGCCATTGTGGTGGGAGGGGAGCATGCTGAAGAGAAACCAGCACCCTCTATCTTCTTCCATTGCTGTGACCTCTTATCAGTCAAACCTGAGGACTGTGTAATGGTTGGGGATAATCTGGATACAGATATCCAAGGTGGACTCAACGCAGGTTTAAAAGCAACCATTTGGTTAAAAAACAGTACATATGTGGTTAATAATCCCCACCCAAAACCTCATTACACCATACACTCTTTGTCAGACCTGCCTCATATTCTAA ACCAAATTCACGATACAGAAACGAAAACAATCAAAGGCATACATCATCAAcaatga